In Solanum pennellii chromosome 3, SPENNV200, a single window of DNA contains:
- the LOC107014283 gene encoding peptidyl-prolyl cis-trans isomerase FKBP17-2, chloroplastic — translation MATLFGSTPSLSHPITRTNFSSSSQTPPPSQPPNQNPQPQTPPPLSATAAEPPSPVNVQQQKPSKSARLSTSADSTDWIASSLTRRFGLGAGLAWAGFLAFGVVSEQIKTRLEVSQQETNTRVVEKEEEVVLPNGIRYYELKIGGGATARPGDLVVIDVKGSIQGSGEVFVDTFGGDGKKKRPLALVMGSRPYSKGICEGIETVLKSMKAGGKRRVIIPPNLGFGEEGADLGTGLQIPPSATLEYVIEVEKVSIAPA, via the exons ATGGCCACTCTCTTTGGATCCACACCTTCTCTGTCTCACCCAATTACCAGAACTAACTTCTCTTCATCCTCCCAAACTCCTCCTCCTTCTCAGCCTCCAAATCAAAATCCACAACCACAAACTCCGCCACCACTGAGTGCAACTGCTGCAGAGCCTCCATCACCTGTTAATGTGCAGCAGCAAAAGCCTAGTAAATCTGCCCGCCTGTCAACCTCTGCGGATTCCACTGATTGGATTGCCTCCTCCTTAACAAGGAGATTTGGCCTTGGTGCTGGACTTGCTTGGGCTGGTTTCCTTGCTTTTGGTGTTGTTTCTGAGCAAATCAAAACTCGTCTGGAAGTGTCTCAACAAGAAACAAACACAAG GGTTgttgagaaagaagaagaagtggTCTTGCCCAATGGGATAAG GTATTATGAACTGAAAATTGGTGGCGGTGCAACAGCAAGGCCAGGGGACTTAGTTGTGATAGATGTGAAGGGAAGCATACAAGGCAGTGGAGAAGTTTTTGTGGATACATTTGGTGGTGATGGAAAGAAGAAGAGGCCATTGGCATTAGTAATGGGATCAAGGCCTTATAGTAAAGGAATTTGTGAAGGTATAGAAACAGTACTAAAAAGTATGAAGGCAGGTGGAAAAAGAAGAGTGATAATTCCTCCAAATTTGGGATTTGGAGAAGAAGGAGCAGATTTAGGAACAGGGCTGCAAATTCCTCCATCTGCTACTCTTGAGTATGTTATTGAAGTTGAAAAAGTTTCTATTGCACCTGCTTGA
- the LOC107014284 gene encoding uncharacterized protein LOC107014284, whose product MNRSLATSIYRCSLMLNPYPATSSFWPSYRRFTSKSSNQPPADSNNNNLQDEDDISNKALKKQIDKFFEGDEEAFPSIFEAILKRKLAGKSEESDKELMNELQAQPRRQHDAANRESDSD is encoded by the exons ATGAATAGATCTCTTGCAACAAGTATTTATCGCTGTTCGTTAATGCTGAATCCTTACCCTGCTACCTCTTCATTTTGGCCCAGCTATAGGCGTTTCACATCCAAAAGCTCTAATCAACCTCCTGCtgatagcaacaacaacaaccttCAAGACGAAGACGATATCAGCAATAAAG CGCTGAAAAAGCAGATAGATAAGTTTTTTGAAGGAGATGAAGAAGCATTCCCATCAATATTTGAAGccatattgaaaagaaaattggCTGGAAAAAGTGAAGAATCTGATAAGGAATTGATGAATGAACTTCAGGCTCAACCTCGTCGACAGCATGATGCTGCCAATAGAGAGTCTGACTCCGATTGA